One region of Vibrio pelagius genomic DNA includes:
- the thiL gene encoding thiamine-phosphate kinase, with the protein MSGEFNLIDKYFVNRQPQRKDVHLAAGDDCALVKPPSNVEIAISTDTLVAGTHFLAEANPAWVAHKALASNISDLAAMGATPAWVSFALTMPEVDEQWLAPFCDSFFKLADYFGIQLIGGDTTKGPLSLTLTVQGFVPEGKALRRDGAKVGDWIYVTGNLGDSKAGLEVLLNPEENQSRPYARELEERHYISSPRVLAGQALVNLASSAIDISDGVIADLKHILKRSQVGASIDVSALPISQELRQFTSDISAAQNYALASGEEYELCFTVPEENKGSLESALSHTGTKVTCIGQIRPVEFFELHNNGQPLSWDLSGYDHFKVNG; encoded by the coding sequence ATGTCTGGTGAGTTTAACCTGATTGATAAATACTTCGTAAACCGACAGCCTCAACGTAAGGATGTACATCTTGCCGCAGGTGATGACTGCGCCTTGGTCAAGCCACCAAGTAATGTAGAAATTGCTATCAGCACTGACACCTTAGTTGCGGGGACACACTTTTTAGCCGAAGCGAATCCGGCTTGGGTGGCGCATAAGGCTCTCGCATCGAACATCAGCGATTTGGCTGCTATGGGCGCAACCCCTGCTTGGGTTTCGTTCGCGCTGACCATGCCTGAAGTTGATGAGCAGTGGCTGGCTCCTTTCTGTGACTCCTTTTTTAAGCTTGCGGACTATTTTGGTATTCAACTGATCGGTGGTGATACCACTAAGGGCCCTTTGAGCCTGACGTTGACAGTGCAAGGCTTTGTGCCTGAAGGTAAAGCGCTGCGTCGTGACGGTGCTAAGGTCGGGGATTGGATTTATGTGACAGGTAACCTAGGCGACAGTAAGGCAGGCCTAGAGGTGTTACTGAATCCAGAAGAAAACCAATCTAGACCCTATGCTAGAGAGCTTGAAGAGAGACACTACATTAGCTCTCCGCGAGTGCTTGCTGGTCAGGCTCTTGTGAACCTCGCTTCATCCGCTATTGATATCTCAGATGGCGTAATTGCGGACTTGAAACATATCCTTAAGCGTTCACAAGTGGGCGCGAGCATCGATGTGAGTGCATTGCCTATTTCTCAAGAGCTACGCCAGTTCACATCTGATATTTCAGCAGCCCAGAATTATGCGCTGGCCAGTGGTGAAGAGTATGAGCTTTGCTTTACCGTGCCGGAAGAAAATAAAGGTTCATTGGAAAGTGCATTGTCGCACACTGGAACAAAAGTTACCTGCATTGGTCAGATAAGACCTGTAGAATTCTTTGAATTGCATAACAACGGTCAACCACTAAGTTGGGACTTAAGTGGATACGATCATTTTAAGGTAAACGGATGA
- the nusB gene encoding transcription antitermination factor NusB, whose product MGASVKPAARRNARQFALQAIYSWQITKENIATVEEQFLSGGKYDEEEHHAAEPALAMPETDVAYFRDLLTGVALSHMELDSKLRPFVSRPMQDLDLMELALLRLAMYEMTRREDVPYKVVINEAIELAKVFAAEDSHKFVNGVLDKAAPHVRKK is encoded by the coding sequence ATGGGGGCCAGTGTGAAACCAGCCGCACGTCGTAACGCACGTCAATTTGCTCTACAAGCAATTTATTCTTGGCAAATTACTAAAGAAAATATTGCCACAGTTGAAGAACAGTTCTTATCTGGTGGTAAGTATGATGAAGAAGAGCATCACGCAGCTGAGCCTGCGCTTGCTATGCCAGAAACAGACGTTGCATACTTCCGCGACCTGCTAACTGGTGTTGCTCTAAGCCACATGGAACTAGACAGCAAACTTCGTCCATTCGTATCTCGCCCGATGCAAGATCTGGACTTAATGGAGCTTGCTCTTCTTCGCCTAGCTATGTACGAGATGACTCGTCGCGAAGATGTACCATACAAAGTGGTTATCAACGAAGCTATCGAACTTGCAAAAGTATTTGCAGCAGAAGACAGCCACAAGTTTGTTAACGGTGTACTTGATAAAGCAGCACCGCACGTTCGTAAGAAATAA
- a CDS encoding flagellar motor protein MotB → MEEETPCKCPPPGLPLWMGTFADLMSLLMCFFVLLLSFSEMDVLKFKQIAGSMKFAFGVQNRLEVKDIPKGTSIIAQEFRPGRPEPTPIDVIMQQTIDVTQQTLEFHEGESDRAGGTMRDQGKMTGGKSPEISTHDNQNSESDNQQQQSEAQSQEMETLMESIKKALEREIDQGAIEVENLGQQIVIRIREKGAFPQGSAFLQPKFRPLVRQVAELVKDVPGIVRISGHTDNQRLDSELYRSNWDLSSQRAVSVAQEMEKVRGFSHQRLRVRGMADTEPLEPNDTDWQRSLNRRVEISIMQGEPLYSDEVPVVTE, encoded by the coding sequence ATGGAAGAAGAAACGCCCTGTAAATGTCCGCCCCCCGGCTTACCTTTATGGATGGGTACCTTTGCTGACTTGATGTCGCTGCTGATGTGTTTCTTCGTACTGCTGCTCTCTTTCTCAGAGATGGACGTACTGAAGTTTAAACAGATCGCCGGCTCAATGAAGTTTGCCTTTGGTGTACAAAACCGTTTGGAAGTGAAAGACATTCCAAAAGGGACCAGTATCATCGCGCAAGAGTTTCGCCCGGGTCGTCCGGAGCCGACACCGATTGACGTGATTATGCAGCAGACCATAGATGTTACTCAGCAAACGCTTGAATTTCATGAGGGTGAATCTGATCGTGCAGGTGGCACCATGCGTGATCAAGGTAAGATGACCGGCGGCAAGTCGCCAGAGATTTCGACTCATGATAACCAAAATTCTGAGTCAGATAATCAACAGCAGCAGTCTGAAGCGCAATCGCAAGAGATGGAAACCTTAATGGAGAGCATTAAGAAAGCCTTGGAGCGTGAGATTGATCAGGGGGCGATTGAGGTAGAAAACCTTGGTCAGCAGATTGTGATTCGAATTCGAGAAAAAGGGGCGTTCCCTCAAGGTTCGGCGTTCTTGCAACCCAAGTTCCGTCCTTTGGTGAGACAGGTGGCTGAATTGGTGAAAGACGTACCGGGTATTGTTCGTATATCAGGGCATACCGATAACCAGCGCTTGGATTCAGAGTTATATCGTTCAAATTGGGATCTCTCATCTCAGCGAGCGGTATCGGTTGCCCAAGAGATGGAGAAGGTCAGAGGTTTCTCTCACCAGCGACTACGAGTTCGCGGCATGGCAGATACTGAGCCTCTGGAGCCGAATGATACTGACTGGCAAAGAAGTCTTAACCGCCGAGTTGAGATAAGTATCATGCAGGGTGAACCGCTCTACAGTGATGAAGTTCCGGTCGTGACTGAATAG
- the pomA gene encoding flagellar motor protein PomA, with product MDLATLIGLIGGFAFVIMAMILGGSLGMFYDTTSILIVVGGSTFVVLMKFTMGQFFGAAKIAGKAFMFKADEPEDLIAKVVEMADAARKGGFLALEEMEINNSFMQKGIDLLVDGHDADVVRAALQKDIALTDERHERGGKVFSAFGDVAPAMGMIGTLVGLVAMLSNMDDPKAIGPAMAVALLTTLYGAILSNMVFFPIADKLALRREQETLNRRLVMDGVLAIQDGQNPRVIDGYLKNYLNESKRLLDGEAD from the coding sequence GTGGATTTAGCAACCCTAATAGGTTTGATTGGTGGATTTGCCTTCGTGATCATGGCAATGATCTTAGGCGGAAGCCTTGGGATGTTCTATGACACGACTTCGATCTTGATCGTGGTTGGTGGTTCAACCTTTGTGGTCTTGATGAAGTTCACAATGGGCCAGTTCTTTGGCGCGGCAAAGATTGCAGGTAAGGCCTTTATGTTTAAAGCTGACGAGCCCGAAGACTTGATCGCGAAAGTGGTTGAGATGGCTGATGCGGCTCGTAAAGGCGGTTTTCTTGCTCTGGAAGAGATGGAAATCAATAATAGCTTTATGCAGAAGGGCATCGATTTGCTTGTCGATGGTCACGATGCTGACGTAGTAAGGGCGGCATTACAAAAAGATATCGCTCTAACCGATGAGCGACATGAGCGTGGTGGCAAAGTATTCAGCGCCTTCGGTGACGTTGCACCAGCGATGGGTATGATTGGTACTCTTGTTGGTCTGGTTGCGATGCTTTCGAACATGGATGATCCAAAAGCGATCGGTCCTGCGATGGCGGTGGCACTCTTAACCACACTTTACGGTGCGATTCTGTCCAACATGGTGTTTTTCCCAATTGCCGACAAACTGGCACTGCGCCGTGAACAAGAGACGCTAAACCGCCGCTTAGTTATGGATGGTGTATTAGCGATTCAAGATGGTCAAAACCCACGTGTTATCGATGGCTACCTGAAGAACTACCTCAATGAGAGTAAACGTCTTCTTGATGGCGAAGCTGATTAA
- the ispA gene encoding (2E,6E)-farnesyl diphosphate synthase, producing the protein MIETLTSYQARNNEQLNQWLDRLPHQNQNLIKAMRYGLLLGGKRARPFLVYITGEMLGCSAEELDTPASAIECIHAYSLIHDDLPAMDDDELRRGHQTCHIKFDEATAILTGDALQTLAFTILAEGSLSAVGESNRVRMIQSLAQASGAQGMCIGQALDLEAENRTISLQELEEVHRNKTGALMKCAIRLGALSAGEKAFEVLPQLDKFADAVGLAFQVQDDILDIVSDTETLGKPQGSDEELNKSTYPSLLGLDGAQEKAQTLLNEALQALDAIPYNTQSLEEFARYVIERKN; encoded by the coding sequence ATGATTGAGACTTTAACGTCTTATCAAGCACGTAATAACGAGCAGTTAAACCAATGGCTTGACCGCCTTCCACATCAAAACCAAAACCTAATCAAGGCTATGCGTTATGGCTTATTGCTGGGTGGAAAACGCGCGCGTCCATTTCTTGTCTACATCACAGGGGAAATGCTCGGCTGCAGCGCTGAAGAGCTAGACACTCCAGCATCAGCGATTGAGTGTATCCATGCCTACTCACTCATCCATGATGATCTGCCTGCAATGGATGACGACGAACTGCGTCGCGGTCATCAAACCTGTCATATTAAATTTGACGAAGCTACGGCTATTCTTACCGGCGATGCACTCCAAACCCTAGCCTTTACTATACTTGCAGAAGGCTCACTAAGTGCAGTTGGCGAGAGTAACCGTGTCCGCATGATTCAAAGCTTAGCTCAAGCCTCTGGTGCTCAAGGTATGTGCATTGGACAAGCACTTGATCTGGAAGCGGAGAACCGCACTATTTCCCTGCAAGAGCTGGAAGAGGTTCATCGCAACAAAACAGGGGCATTGATGAAGTGTGCCATTCGTTTAGGTGCGCTCTCTGCTGGTGAGAAAGCCTTCGAGGTGCTACCACAACTTGATAAATTTGCCGATGCGGTTGGTTTAGCGTTTCAAGTTCAAGATGACATTCTCGATATCGTTAGTGATACGGAAACTCTTGGTAAACCACAGGGTTCTGATGAAGAACTTAACAAAAGCACCTATCCTTCTTTATTAGGATTGGACGGCGCTCAAGAAAAAGCTCAAACTCTATTGAACGAAGCGCTTCAAGCTTTAGATGCAATCCCATACAATACCCAGTCACTCGAAGAGTTCGCCCGATATGTCATCGAGCGCAAGAACTAA
- a CDS encoding glutathione S-transferase family protein, translating to MIKFYFHRTPNPMKVALYLAETGLAYELVPVDTLKGEQHTPEFRLVNPNGKTPAIEDDGTRIFDSNAILLYLSEKTGLFAGQPQTRGELLSWLMFIASGLGPFSGQSVHFHKAAPEDLPYAKNRYRREAERHYEVLDNHLADKTYMVGEEYTIVDMAAWGWIDKAPFVLGEDALNDYPNLKRWFEQINARPAVAKAREIESGIDFKSTIDEEAARALLPQNFPKA from the coding sequence ATGATTAAGTTCTACTTCCACCGTACCCCAAACCCTATGAAAGTTGCACTCTACCTTGCAGAGACAGGTCTAGCCTACGAGCTTGTCCCAGTCGACACGCTCAAAGGTGAGCAACATACTCCGGAATTTCGCCTAGTTAACCCAAATGGCAAAACCCCGGCGATTGAGGATGACGGCACCCGCATTTTCGACTCCAACGCGATCCTTCTTTATCTATCAGAGAAAACCGGCCTGTTTGCAGGTCAGCCACAAACGCGCGGTGAGTTGCTCTCTTGGTTGATGTTTATCGCATCAGGACTGGGGCCTTTCTCGGGTCAATCGGTTCACTTTCATAAGGCGGCGCCAGAAGATCTTCCTTACGCAAAGAATCGCTACCGTCGTGAAGCAGAAAGGCACTATGAGGTACTAGACAATCATCTGGCCGATAAAACATACATGGTGGGTGAAGAATACACCATCGTCGATATGGCGGCTTGGGGCTGGATAGACAAAGCACCATTTGTGCTCGGAGAGGATGCACTCAATGATTATCCAAACCTAAAGCGCTGGTTTGAACAGATCAATGCGCGCCCAGCCGTTGCCAAAGCACGCGAGATCGAAAGTGGGATAGACTTTAAATCAACAATCGATGAAGAAGCAGCAAGAGCCCTGCTCCCGCAGAACTTTCCTAAAGCCTAG
- the ribE gene encoding 6,7-dimethyl-8-ribityllumazine synthase, protein MKVIEGGFPAPNAKIAIVIARFNSFINESLLSGAIDTLKRHGQVSEDNITVVRCPGAVELPLVAQRVAKTGKFDAIVSLGTVIRGGTPHFDYVCSECNKGLAQVSLEYSLPVAFGVLTVDTIDQAIERAGTKAGNKGAEAALSALEMINVLSEIDS, encoded by the coding sequence ATGAAAGTGATCGAGGGTGGCTTCCCAGCGCCAAATGCAAAAATTGCTATCGTTATTGCTCGTTTCAACAGTTTTATTAACGAAAGTTTACTTTCTGGTGCAATCGATACTTTAAAACGTCACGGACAAGTTAGCGAAGACAACATCACTGTTGTTCGTTGTCCAGGTGCAGTTGAACTTCCACTTGTAGCGCAGCGCGTTGCAAAAACAGGTAAGTTCGACGCGATTGTATCTCTAGGTACAGTAATTCGTGGCGGTACGCCTCATTTTGACTATGTTTGTAGTGAATGTAATAAAGGTTTGGCGCAAGTGTCTCTGGAATACTCTCTTCCAGTAGCATTCGGTGTGCTAACTGTTGATACGATCGATCAAGCTATTGAACGCGCAGGAACCAAGGCTGGTAATAAAGGTGCAGAAGCTGCACTAAGCGCACTTGAGATGATCAACGTTCTTTCTGAAATCGATTCCTAA
- the thiI gene encoding tRNA uracil 4-sulfurtransferase ThiI translates to MKFIVKPHPEIFVKSESVRKRFTRILECNIRNVIQRRCESVAVFNRRDHIEVTSESDKYYPEVLEILTQTPGIHHSLEVQQSEFKDLHDIFEQVLERSRGDIEGKTFSVRAKRRGKHEFTSIELERYVGGGLNQAVESASVKLKDPEVTVKVEIANDKLNQIIARHKGLGGFPLGTQEDVLSLISGGFDSGVSSYLHIKRGSKVHYCFFNLGGPAHEIGVKQVAHYLWNKFGSSAKVKFISIDFEPVVAEILENVEDGQMGVVLKRMFMRAGGMVAEKFKIEALVTGEALGQVSSQTLTNLRHIDNVTDTLILRPLINWDKEDIIDLARNIGTEDFAKVMPEYCGVISKKPTVKAKKGKLEAEEAKFNFEVLEQVIENARVMDIRDIEKESQEQAPEVEQVQAVAEHAIVLDIRSPDEEDENPLEIEGVDVKHLPFYKLATQFGDLDQSKEYLLYCDRGVMSRLQALYLQEQGFSNVKVYRP, encoded by the coding sequence ATGAAATTTATTGTTAAGCCCCATCCGGAAATTTTTGTAAAAAGTGAATCGGTGCGTAAGCGCTTCACAAGGATTCTAGAGTGCAACATTCGCAACGTTATCCAGCGTCGCTGTGAAAGTGTTGCGGTATTCAACCGTCGTGATCATATCGAAGTGACATCTGAGAGCGATAAGTACTACCCAGAAGTGCTTGAGATCCTGACTCAAACTCCAGGTATTCACCACTCTTTGGAGGTTCAGCAGTCTGAATTCAAAGACCTACACGATATTTTCGAGCAGGTATTAGAGCGTAGCCGTGGTGACATCGAAGGTAAGACTTTCTCTGTTCGTGCTAAGCGTCGTGGTAAACACGAGTTCACGTCTATTGAACTAGAGCGTTACGTTGGTGGTGGTCTAAACCAAGCGGTAGAATCGGCAAGCGTTAAGCTGAAAGATCCAGAAGTGACGGTTAAAGTCGAAATCGCAAACGACAAGCTTAACCAGATCATCGCTCGTCACAAGGGCCTAGGTGGTTTCCCTCTAGGTACGCAAGAAGACGTGCTGAGCCTGATTTCTGGTGGTTTTGACTCTGGCGTTTCAAGCTACCTACACATCAAACGTGGTTCTAAAGTACATTACTGCTTCTTCAACCTAGGCGGTCCTGCACACGAAATCGGTGTTAAGCAAGTCGCTCACTACCTGTGGAACAAGTTTGGTTCTTCTGCAAAAGTGAAATTCATCTCTATCGACTTCGAACCAGTTGTGGCTGAAATTCTTGAGAACGTGGAAGATGGTCAAATGGGCGTTGTTCTTAAGCGTATGTTTATGCGTGCTGGTGGCATGGTGGCAGAGAAGTTCAAGATCGAAGCACTGGTTACAGGTGAAGCACTAGGTCAGGTATCAAGCCAAACGCTGACTAACCTACGTCACATCGATAACGTAACGGACACTCTGATCCTTCGCCCACTGATCAACTGGGACAAAGAAGACATCATCGACCTTGCGCGTAACATCGGTACGGAAGATTTCGCAAAAGTGATGCCTGAATACTGTGGTGTTATCTCTAAGAAGCCAACAGTAAAAGCGAAGAAAGGTAAGCTAGAAGCGGAAGAAGCGAAGTTTAACTTTGAAGTGCTTGAGCAAGTGATTGAGAACGCTCGCGTGATGGACATTCGTGACATCGAGAAAGAGAGCCAGGAGCAAGCACCTGAAGTTGAGCAGGTTCAAGCTGTTGCTGAGCACGCAATCGTACTGGATATCCGTAGCCCTGATGAAGAAGACGAAAACCCACTAGAGATTGAGGGCGTTGACGTGAAGCACCTACCTTTCTACAAGCTAGCAACGCAGTTCGGTGATCTTGACCAGAGTAAAGAGTACCTACTGTACTGTGACCGTGGTGTTATGAGCCGTCTGCAAGCGCTTTACTTGCAAGAGCAAGGTTTTTCTAACGTGAAAGTGTACCGTCCTTAG
- the pgpA gene encoding phosphatidylglycerophosphatase A — MTNPLSLISLKNPWHLLATGFGSGLSPVVPGTMGTLASIPLYLLLVQLPFPLYVVAVVISCVIGVKICQVTSDDMGVHDHGSIVWDEFAGFWITMSLVPLLQIPIDEWKWLLTGFVLFRFFDMVKPWPIGWLDKRIHGGLGIMIDDIVAGVMAGIALYAVGHFAGWLA; from the coding sequence ATGACAAACCCTCTCTCTCTTATTTCACTAAAGAACCCTTGGCACTTGTTGGCTACTGGATTTGGTAGCGGACTGTCACCAGTCGTGCCTGGCACTATGGGGACTTTAGCCTCGATTCCGCTATACCTACTGTTGGTGCAGTTGCCGTTTCCGCTGTATGTGGTGGCTGTAGTTATTAGCTGCGTTATTGGTGTCAAAATTTGTCAGGTCACTTCTGACGACATGGGTGTACACGATCATGGCTCAATTGTCTGGGATGAGTTTGCAGGCTTTTGGATCACCATGAGTCTAGTGCCTTTACTGCAGATACCAATCGATGAGTGGAAGTGGCTGTTGACAGGCTTCGTCCTGTTCCGCTTCTTTGATATGGTGAAGCCATGGCCGATCGGCTGGTTAGACAAACGCATTCATGGCGGTTTAGGCATCATGATTGATGATATCGTCGCGGGCGTGATGGCTGGCATTGCGCTTTACGCCGTGGGGCATTTTGCAGGTTGGTTAGCATAA
- the xseB gene encoding exodeoxyribonuclease VII small subunit, with protein MATKKPENMSFEAAIEELDGLVDQLENGDLALDDALKKFERGIALARAGQSRLNDAEQRVSILLQNSEDAELSDFNPQPE; from the coding sequence ATGGCTACTAAGAAACCGGAGAATATGAGCTTTGAAGCAGCAATTGAAGAGCTTGATGGCTTAGTTGATCAACTTGAAAATGGTGATCTAGCTTTAGATGATGCGCTGAAGAAATTCGAGCGTGGAATTGCACTAGCTCGTGCAGGTCAAAGCAGACTCAACGACGCAGAGCAGCGCGTGAGTATTCTTTTGCAAAACAGCGAAGATGCTGAGCTGAGTGACTTCAACCCACAACCAGAATAA
- the dxs gene encoding 1-deoxy-D-xylulose-5-phosphate synthase → MTLDISKYPTLALADKPEDLRLLPKETLPQLCDELRTYLLNSVSQSSGHLASGLGTVELTVALHYVYNTPFDQLVWDVGHQAYPHKILTGRRDRLSTIRQKDGLHPFPWREESEYDTLSVGHSSTSISAALGMAISAKKEGKDRKVVSVIGDGAITAGMAFEAMNHAGDVHNDMLVILNDNEMSISENVGALNNHLAQVLSGNLYTSIREGGKKVLSGVPPIKELVRRTEEHLKGMVIPGTMFEELGFNYIGPVDGHDVNELIKTLKNMRDLKGPQFLHIMTKKGKGYEPAEKDPIGYHGVPKFDPAHSSLPKSTSAKPTFSKIFGDFLCDMAAQDPKLMAITPAMREGSGMVRFSKEYPEQYFDVAIAEQHAVTLATGMAIAGNKPIVAIYSTFLQRGYDQLIHDVAIMDLPVMFAIDRAGLVGADGQTHQGAFDLSFMRCIPNMVIMAPSDENECRQMLYTGHQHNGPSAVRYPRGNGMGTEIQSEFTALEIGKGRIVRSSEQQKEGSKIAILSFGTFLENALQAADALDATVADMRFVKPLDEALIKQLAAEHDVLVTIEENAIAGGAGAGVVEFLMQEKLPMPVLNLGLPDKFIAQGTQGELHEELGLDAKGIEKAIKDYLAK, encoded by the coding sequence ATGACTCTTGATATTTCAAAGTACCCAACTCTTGCCTTGGCTGATAAGCCAGAGGACTTGCGTCTTTTACCAAAAGAGACGCTTCCACAGCTCTGCGATGAGCTTCGTACCTACCTCTTGAACTCCGTGAGCCAATCAAGCGGTCACTTAGCATCAGGCCTAGGTACAGTGGAACTGACGGTCGCTTTACATTATGTATATAACACTCCTTTCGATCAGTTGGTTTGGGATGTGGGCCATCAGGCTTACCCACATAAAATTTTAACGGGTCGTCGTGATCGCCTATCAACTATCCGCCAGAAAGACGGCTTACACCCTTTCCCTTGGCGAGAAGAGAGCGAATACGACACCCTATCTGTTGGTCACTCATCGACGTCTATTAGTGCCGCTCTTGGTATGGCAATCAGTGCCAAAAAAGAGGGTAAAGATCGTAAAGTCGTGAGCGTAATCGGTGATGGTGCGATCACTGCTGGTATGGCATTTGAGGCTATGAACCACGCCGGTGACGTTCACAACGATATGCTGGTTATCCTTAACGATAACGAAATGTCGATCTCTGAAAACGTGGGTGCGCTTAACAATCACTTAGCTCAGGTTCTTTCTGGCAATCTTTACACGTCAATTCGTGAAGGTGGCAAGAAAGTGCTCTCTGGCGTTCCACCGATCAAAGAGCTAGTGCGTCGTACTGAAGAACACCTAAAAGGCATGGTCATTCCTGGCACCATGTTTGAAGAACTTGGCTTTAACTACATCGGCCCAGTGGATGGCCATGATGTTAACGAGCTAATCAAAACGCTTAAGAACATGAGAGATCTAAAAGGCCCTCAGTTCCTGCACATCATGACCAAAAAAGGTAAGGGCTACGAGCCGGCTGAGAAAGATCCGATTGGCTACCACGGTGTACCTAAGTTCGATCCTGCACACTCTAGCCTGCCAAAGAGCACCAGTGCTAAGCCGACTTTCTCTAAGATCTTCGGTGACTTCCTGTGTGATATGGCCGCGCAAGATCCCAAGCTGATGGCGATTACTCCAGCGATGCGTGAAGGCTCAGGTATGGTTCGATTCTCGAAAGAGTACCCAGAACAGTACTTCGATGTTGCGATTGCAGAGCAGCACGCGGTAACACTAGCAACAGGCATGGCGATTGCAGGTAATAAGCCAATTGTGGCTATCTACTCGACCTTCCTCCAACGTGGCTACGACCAGTTGATCCACGATGTCGCTATCATGGATTTACCTGTGATGTTCGCCATTGACCGTGCAGGTCTTGTGGGTGCCGATGGTCAGACTCATCAAGGTGCGTTCGACTTAAGCTTTATGCGCTGCATTCCTAACATGGTGATCATGGCACCAAGCGACGAGAACGAATGTCGTCAAATGCTCTACACGGGCCACCAACACAATGGTCCAAGTGCGGTTCGCTACCCTCGCGGTAACGGCATGGGCACAGAAATTCAAAGCGAGTTCACTGCGCTTGAGATTGGTAAAGGCCGTATCGTTCGCAGCAGTGAGCAGCAGAAAGAGGGGTCGAAAATAGCAATCCTAAGCTTCGGTACCTTCCTTGAGAATGCACTACAAGCCGCTGATGCTCTCGATGCCACCGTTGCAGACATGCGCTTTGTGAAACCTCTCGATGAAGCACTTATCAAACAATTGGCCGCTGAGCACGACGTTCTAGTAACGATTGAAGAGAATGCGATTGCCGGCGGTGCTGGTGCAGGTGTAGTAGAGTTCTTAATGCAAGAGAAACTGCCAATGCCAGTATTGAACCTTGGCCTACCAGACAAGTTCATCGCTCAAGGCACACAAGGTGAGCTACACGAAGAACTTGGCTTAGATGCGAAAGGGATTGAGAAAGCGATCAAGGACTACCTCGCTAAATAA
- a CDS encoding putative quinol monooxygenase, with protein sequence MSKKVYCIAQFLPKEGKLNELFEVLKALEPNTMREDGCIQYTVTRHLQSPFAEGESYPIAFNEIWADNEAFEAHCQRREIQQFFQQQCVEETGLVEKFNVCIYTDEPENYDAPVLK encoded by the coding sequence ATGTCTAAGAAGGTTTATTGTATTGCTCAGTTTCTGCCAAAAGAGGGCAAACTGAACGAGCTATTCGAAGTACTAAAAGCGCTTGAGCCAAATACAATGCGTGAAGATGGTTGTATTCAATACACGGTGACGCGCCACTTGCAGAGCCCATTTGCTGAAGGTGAGAGCTACCCTATCGCATTCAACGAGATCTGGGCAGACAATGAAGCGTTTGAAGCGCACTGCCAACGTCGTGAAATTCAACAGTTCTTCCAGCAACAATGCGTTGAAGAGACTGGACTAGTTGAGAAGTTTAATGTGTGTATCTACACTGATGAACCAGAGAACTACGACGCACCTGTTCTGAAATAA